In Silene latifolia isolate original U9 population chromosome X, ASM4854445v1, whole genome shotgun sequence, the following proteins share a genomic window:
- the LOC141620880 gene encoding uncharacterized protein LOC141620880 — translation MHLLRKRWAYRKGCYKKHGYPNDRGPARTRSGDGSASSASAKTNFVTGEPSVATNMVRLSGESSIRWILDTGASTHVCGDAKLFDYCYPISPINIGLPNGMNLVAHKAGTITLNAHLALYNVLLDRALTTIGVGELVDGLYYLTMKEPARVNVVNSLAHRGPLASAYGSDNGTELRGLVSYFKEHGIIHQTSMVKTPQQNARVERKHRHILNVARALRFQSSLPVDFWGQYFQSRDVRFVESNFPFAETIELSQDGTFFDDPNDMGFVPPSSVVPSSTSDPEFSSPEPAGSRSEGGCVSINESNDDQADGDGHSSIEQNDVPIVIEQDVISSELSKEFSNEHDILLDTTDHVDEMGRGKRIKFDNTNHKDFVRWEALRNHINTTFFPVSSAPSAPTSMPVSGTPYSIANYVNYAKFSDAHQRYLAAITTDVEPTSFKEAIRDPRWKQAMEAEIDALEANHTWTIEELPADKKALGCMWVYKIKRNSDGAIERFKARLVTFGNHQIEGVDFVETFAPTVKMVTVRAFLTIAAINNWELHQMDVHNAFLHGDLVEEVYMRLPPGFGHGLQGKVCRLRKSLYGLRQAPRCWYAKLAQALHSYGFAYSPSDHSLFIYRKGEIVINILVYVDDLVIAGNDGEAIHKFKAYLNTCFRMKDLGKLKYFLGLEVARNSTGIFLCQRKYTLDLISETGLLGSKPATVPMDEKHDLESSLTPLFSDPTQYRRLVGKLIYLTLTRPEISYAVHLLSRFMKAPSQSHWNAVLRVLRYLKGQPGQGILLRANAPLELEAYCDL, via the exons ATGCACCTATTGCGGAAAAGATGGGCATACCGAAAAGGGTGCTACAAGAAACATGGATACCCGAATGATCGTGGTCCGGCTCGCACTCGCTCTGGTGATGGCTCGGCTTCATCTGCCTCGGCCAAGACCAATTTCGTGACTGGTGAGCCTTCGGTTGCCACTAATATGGTGCGCCTAAGTGGTGAGTCTTCTATTCGGTGGATCCTTGACACAGGTGCATCGACTCATGTTTGCGGTGACGCaaagttgtttgattattgttatCCTATTAGTCCTATTAATATTGGGTTGCCTAATGGTATGAATTTGGTTGCTCACAAAGCCGGAACAATAACACTCAATGCTCATCTTGCTCTATATAATGTTCTTCTG GACCGTGCGCTGACGACGATTGGTGTGGGTGAACTCGTGGATGGGCTCTATTACTTGACAATGAAGGAACCGGCTCGTGTTAATGTGGTTAATAGTCTTGCTCATCGTGGACCTTTGGCATCAGCGTATGGG AGTGACAATGGGACCGAGTTACGGGGTCTGGTCTCGTATTTTAAAGAGCATGGGATAATACACCAAACCTCTATGGTCAAAACCCCTCAACAAAATGCTCGAGTTGAGCGCAAACATAGGCACATACTCAATGTCGCTCGAGCATTGCGTTTTCAGAGTTCCTTACCTGTCGATTTTTGGG GACAATATTTTCAGTCTCGTGATGTTCGTTTTGTTGAAAGTAATTTTCCGTTTGCTGAAACAATTGAGCTATCACAAGACGGCACGTTTTTTGATGATCCTAATGACATGGGTTTTGTGCCTCCGTCTTCTGTCGTGCCTAGCTCAACTTCTGACCCTGAATTCTCCTCTCCCGAACCTGCTGGTTCTCGCAGTGAGGGGGGGTGTGTTTCGATAAATGAGTCTAATGATGACCAAGCTGACGGTGATGGTCATTCCTCAATTGAACAAAATGATGTTCCTATTGTAATTGAACAGGATGTTATTTCTAGTGAGCTTTCAAAGGAGTTTTCAAATGAGCATGATATCCTTTTGGACACCACTGATCACGTGGATGAAATGGGACGCGGAAAGCGTATCAAATTCGACAATACTAATCACAAGGACTTTGTTCGATGGGAAGCACTACGTAACCACATTAACACCACATTTTTTCCGGTTTCTTCTGCTCCATCCGCGCCCACATCAATGCCCGTCTCAGGTACTCCGTATTCTATTGCTAATTACGTAAATTATGCTAAGTTTTCTGATGCCCATCAAAGATATCTTGCAGCTATCACTACCGACGTCGAACCAACTTCCTTTAAGGAAGCAATTCGTGATCCACGCTGGAAACAGGCTATGGAAGCGGAAATTGACGCGTTAGAGGCCAATCATACATGGACCATCGAAGAATTACCCGCAGATAAGAAGGCACTCGGGTGTATGTGGGTCTATAAAATAAAACGGAACTCTGACGGGGCCATTGAACGTTTTAAAGCTCGTCTTGTCACTTTTGGTAATCACCAAATTGAAGGGGTTGATTTTGTCGAAACTTTTGCTCCGACTGTTAAAATGGTCACTGTTCGAGCTTTTCTTACTATTGCTGCTATCAACAATTGGGAACTACATCAAATGGACGTACATAATGCGTTTCTTCATGGTGATTTGGTCGAGGAAGTTTACATGCGACTTCCTCCTGGTTTCGGTCACGGTTTACAAGGCAAGGTTTGTCGTCTTCGTAAATCTTTATATGGTCTTCGTCAAGCGCCTCGTTGTTGGTATGCTAAACTTGCTCAAGCCTTACATTCTTATGGTTTTGCCTATAGTCCATCTGATCATTCATTGTTTATTTATCGTAAAGGAGAAATTGTTATTAACATTCTCGTATATGTCGATGATTTGGTCATTGCTGGAAACGATGGTGAAGCCATTCATAAGTTTAAAGCTTATTTGAATACATGTTTTCGTATGAAGGATTTGGGTAAGCTCAAATATTTTTTGGGTCTTGAGGTCGCACGTAATTCGACTGGTATTTTTCTGTGTCAACGTAAATATACTCTTGATTTGATAAGTGAGACGGGTCTTCTCGGGTCAAAACCGGCCACTGTTCCTATGGACGAGAAGCATGATTTGGAGTCCTCTTTGACACCGCTATTTTCTGATCCTACTCAATACCGTCGCCTAGTGGGCAAGCTTATTTATCTTACCCTCACTCGACCCGAGATTAGCTATGCGGTTCATCTTCTCTCTCGGTTTATGAAAGCGCCTTCTCAAAGTCACTGGAATGCTGTTCTCCGTGTACTACGGTATTTAAAAGGACAACCGGGGCAAGGTATTCTTTTACGTGCTAATGCGCCTTTGGAATTGGAAGCTTATTGTGATCTTTGA
- the LOC141618703 gene encoding serine/threonine-protein phosphatase 7 long form homolog isoform X3: MDPGPQDDTILTLQSSHRSEAIWKGEIAGPILLLQLWSWERISIGRPIIRKSHVVEEEGVNYPLGSQLRAGVDPLGCKWLRVHRYYKDHRLGLNVLRDLLDKMVELQFVWVPYTTTVLQNLSPRCSENQEEWLVITPLICFEVVEWHLPNRCVRQFGWHQAIPLPCNTRVELHEISRKGDNTTNYAVIHTESIGLWNNRMNKRVQPGNRYSGLMDHDDEYLKWYHAITRRLISPLSSMVYDDYENHHNYYPTAADYQTLTEGIIFNYNTTTTMLNNMPDDVPLGYYAMIEKMHTMSLNALRKTRQGHLIGDEEPRESTPPRYDFRQLEHRQQHNPSQESEGRESSSRPQKKGRSRGER, translated from the exons aTGGACCCGGGCCCACAGGATGATACAATTCTTACTCTCCAATCAAGTCACAGAAGCGAGGCTATATGGAAAGGAGAG ATTGCTGGTCCTATACTATTACTACAGTTATGGAGTTGGGAGAGAATATCAATTGGACGTCCGATTATCCGCAAGTCACATGTCGTTGAGGAGGAAGGAGTTAACTATCCACTCGGGTCTCAGCTGCGGGCTGGGGTTGATCCTTTAGGGTGTAAATGGCTTCGGGTACACCGATATTATAAGGATCATAGACTTGGACTTAATGTGTTAAGGGACCTATTAGACAAAATGGTGGAGTTGCAATTTGTGTGGGTACCGTATACTACTACCGTCCTCCAAAATCTATCCCCTAGGTGTAGTGAAAATCAGGAAGAATGGCTTGTAATCACGCCACTTATTTGTTTTGAGGTGGTTGAATGGCATTTACCTAATAGGTGTGTTCGCCAATTTGGTTGGCATCAAGCAATTCCTTTACCGTGCAACACACGTGTTGAATTGCATGAAATCAGTCGGAAGGGGGATAATACAACAAATTATGCCGTGATACATACAGAATCAATTGGGTTATGGAATAATCGAATGAACAAAAGGGTTCAACCTGGAAATCGATATTCAGGTTTGATGGATCATGACGACGAGTACTTGAAATGGTACCATGCCATCACCCGACGCCTCATTAGTCCCCTTAGCAGCATGGTTTATGATGATTACGAAAATCATCATAACTACTACCCTACTGCGGCCGACTATCAGACACTT ACCGAAGGTATCATATTCAACTATAATACAACGACAACAATGCTCAACAACATGCCGGATGATGTCCCTTTAGGTTATTACGCTATGATTGAAAAGATGCATACTATGTCGCTTAATGCTTTGCGCAAGACAAGACAAGGCCACCTTATTGGAGATGAAGAGCCGAGAGAGTCAACCCCACCAAGATATGACTTCCGCCAATTAGAGCACCGTCAACAACACAACCCAAGCCAAGAGAGCGAAGGACGAGAATCATCTTCAAGACCACAAAAGAAAGGTAGAAGTCGTGGGGAACGTTAG
- the LOC141622251 gene encoding uncharacterized protein LOC141622251, producing the protein MVDDKKGADTQIISSSSTQNPVYALSHQDGTGAKITHVILVGPNYEEWAKGFRVALGAKRKLGFINGTLKEPSDSIELEEWKAVNYLIVAWIFNTIESRVRSSISYRETARELWDDIRLRFTVANDIKIYQIQCDLSECKQRPGETIMDYYGRIKKLWDDMDDFDALPVCQCSACPARLRKRREADQARGFLMGLDSGYAGVRSQLLGTKPFPQIELVYSRLVQEEEVRNLTRAREENAAAMALAVRDGNNGKSPQQSNNGRPRFTCTYCGKDGHTESRCYKKHGYPNDRGPARTRSGDGSASSASAKTNFVTGEPSVATNMVRLSGPCADDDWCG; encoded by the exons ATGGTTGACGATAAGAAAGGTGCGGATACTCaaataatttcctcttcatctacaCAAAATCCTGTTTATGCACTTTCTCATCAGGACGGTACGGGGGCAAAAATTACTCACGTAATCCTCGTTGGACCGAACTATGAAGAATGGGCTAAAGGTTTCCGGGTTGCGTTAGGTGCTAAGAGAAAGTTGGGTTTTATCAATGGTACCCTTAAAGAGCCTTCTGATTCCATTGAATTGGAAGAATGGAAGGCTGTGAATTACTTGATTGTTGCTTGGATTTTTAATACGATCGAATCCCGGGTTCGATCTTCTATTTCTTATCGTGAAACAGCTCGCGAATTGTGGGATGACATTCGTTTGCGTTTCACTGTTGCTAATGATATCAAAATTTATCAGATTCAATGTGATTTATCCGAGTGTAAACAAAGACCCGGAGAGACCATAATGGATTATTATGGTCGCATCAAGAAATTATGGGATGATATGGATGATTTTGATGCTTTACCTGTCTGTCAGTGCTCCGCTTGTCCTGCACGTTTGCGTAAACGGCGTGAGGCTGATCAGGCCCGTGGTTTTCTTATGGGGCTAGACTCGGGATATGCGGGTGTTCGTTCTCAACTTCTGGGCACTAAACCTTTTCCACAAATTGAATTGGTTTATTCCAGGCTGGTACAAGAGGAGGAAGTTCGTAATCTGACTCGGGCTCGGGAAGAGAACGCTGCTGCAATGGCCCTTGCTGTTCGTGATGGAAACAATGGGAAGTCGCCACAACAATCCAATAATGGGCGTCCTCGTTTCACATGCACCTATTGCGGAAAAGATGGGCATACCGAAAGCAGGTGCTACAAGAAACATGGATACCCGAATGATCGTGGTCCGGCTCGCACTCGCTCTGGTGATGGCTCGGCTTCATCTGCCTCGGCCAAGACCAATTTCGTGACTGGTGAGCCTTCGGTTGCCACTAATATGGTGCGCCTAAGTG GACCGTGCGCTGACGACGATTGGTGTGGGTGA
- the LOC141618703 gene encoding serine/threonine-protein phosphatase 7 long form homolog isoform X1 yields MDPGPQDDTILTLQSSHRSEAIWKGEEYGVLTCRSHLRILSTFPVPEPVTNFISNTQFSGIQRLCYVPIDNDLITALVERWREETHTFHLPFGEVTITLQDVAVLFGLGVNGRPVTGSSDHVWVTLCEELLGLRPSTAALKGSKLKLTWLHDNFQNLPNNANEATLHCHVRAYLLYLIGAVLFPDKSGNTVSLLFLPLLEDLTQIDEISWGSGVLACLYRNMCKASKKSVWQIAGPILLLQLWSWERISIGRPIIRKSHVVEEEGVNYPLGSQLRAGVDPLGCKWLRVHRYYKDHRLGLNVLRDLLDKMVELQFVWVPYTTTVLQNLSPRCSENQEEWLVITPLICFEVVEWHLPNRCVRQFGWHQAIPLPCNTRVELHEISRKGDNTTNYAVIHTESIGLWNNRMNKRVQPGNRYSGLMDHDDEYLKWYHAITRRLISPLSSMVYDDYENHHNYYPTAADYQTLTEGIIFNYNTTTTMLNNMPDDVPLGYYAMIEKMHTMSLNALRKTRQGHLIGDEEPRESTPPRYDFRQLEHRQQHNPSQESEGRESSSRPQKKGRSRGER; encoded by the exons aTGGACCCGGGCCCACAGGATGATACAATTCTTACTCTCCAATCAAGTCACAGAAGCGAGGCTATATGGAAAGGAGAG GAGTATGGTGTCCTCACATGTAGAAGCCATTTAAGGATACTCTCAACATTTCCGGTACCTGAACCTGTCACCAATTTCATTAGTAACACGCAATTTAGTGGAATTCAGAGACTTTGTTACGTGCCAATAGACAATGACTTAATCACCGCATTAGTTGAGCGGTGGAGAGAGGAAACCCACACATTCCACTTGCCTTTTGGAGAGGTAACAATCACATTGCAAGATGTGGCAGTACTATTCGGGTTAGGAGTAAACGGGAGACCGGTTACGGGTAGTAGTGACCATGTTTGGGTCACATTATGTGAGGAATTGTTAGGACTTAGGCCAAGTACCGCGGCTTTGAAAGGTTCAAAATTGAAACTAACATGGCTTCATGACAATTTTCAAAACTTACCAAACAATGCAAATGAGGCTACGTTGCATTGCCATGTTAGAGCATACTTGCTTTACTTGATTGGAGCGGTATTATTTCCAGATAAAAGTGGAAATACCGTGAGTTTGCTATTTTTACCCCTTTTGGAGGATTTGACCCAAATAGATGAAATCAGTTGGGGAAGTGGGGTGCTTGCATGTCTATATCGTAACATGTGCAAGGCAAGCAAGAAATCGGTTTGGCAGATTGCTGGTCCTATACTATTACTACAGTTATGGAGTTGGGAGAGAATATCAATTGGACGTCCGATTATCCGCAAGTCACATGTCGTTGAGGAGGAAGGAGTTAACTATCCACTCGGGTCTCAGCTGCGGGCTGGGGTTGATCCTTTAGGGTGTAAATGGCTTCGGGTACACCGATATTATAAGGATCATAGACTTGGACTTAATGTGTTAAGGGACCTATTAGACAAAATGGTGGAGTTGCAATTTGTGTGGGTACCGTATACTACTACCGTCCTCCAAAATCTATCCCCTAGGTGTAGTGAAAATCAGGAAGAATGGCTTGTAATCACGCCACTTATTTGTTTTGAGGTGGTTGAATGGCATTTACCTAATAGGTGTGTTCGCCAATTTGGTTGGCATCAAGCAATTCCTTTACCGTGCAACACACGTGTTGAATTGCATGAAATCAGTCGGAAGGGGGATAATACAACAAATTATGCCGTGATACATACAGAATCAATTGGGTTATGGAATAATCGAATGAACAAAAGGGTTCAACCTGGAAATCGATATTCAGGTTTGATGGATCATGACGACGAGTACTTGAAATGGTACCATGCCATCACCCGACGCCTCATTAGTCCCCTTAGCAGCATGGTTTATGATGATTACGAAAATCATCATAACTACTACCCTACTGCGGCCGACTATCAGACACTT ACCGAAGGTATCATATTCAACTATAATACAACGACAACAATGCTCAACAACATGCCGGATGATGTCCCTTTAGGTTATTACGCTATGATTGAAAAGATGCATACTATGTCGCTTAATGCTTTGCGCAAGACAAGACAAGGCCACCTTATTGGAGATGAAGAGCCGAGAGAGTCAACCCCACCAAGATATGACTTCCGCCAATTAGAGCACCGTCAACAACACAACCCAAGCCAAGAGAGCGAAGGACGAGAATCATCTTCAAGACCACAAAAGAAAGGTAGAAGTCGTGGGGAACGTTAG
- the LOC141618703 gene encoding serine/threonine-protein phosphatase 7 long form homolog isoform X2 — translation MERRDKSGNTVSLLFLPLLEDLTQIDEISWGSGVLACLYRNMCKASKKSVWQIAGPILLLQLWSWERISIGRPIIRKSHVVEEEGVNYPLGSQLRAGVDPLGCKWLRVHRYYKDHRLGLNVLRDLLDKMVELQFVWVPYTTTVLQNLSPRCSENQEEWLVITPLICFEVVEWHLPNRCVRQFGWHQAIPLPCNTRVELHEISRKGDNTTNYAVIHTESIGLWNNRMNKRVQPGNRYSGLMDHDDEYLKWYHAITRRLISPLSSMVYDDYENHHNYYPTAADYQTLTEGIIFNYNTTTTMLNNMPDDVPLGYYAMIEKMHTMSLNALRKTRQGHLIGDEEPRESTPPRYDFRQLEHRQQHNPSQESEGRESSSRPQKKGRSRGER, via the exons ATGGAAAGGAGAG ATAAAAGTGGAAATACCGTGAGTTTGCTATTTTTACCCCTTTTGGAGGATTTGACCCAAATAGATGAAATCAGTTGGGGAAGTGGGGTGCTTGCATGTCTATATCGTAACATGTGCAAGGCAAGCAAGAAATCGGTTTGGCAGATTGCTGGTCCTATACTATTACTACAGTTATGGAGTTGGGAGAGAATATCAATTGGACGTCCGATTATCCGCAAGTCACATGTCGTTGAGGAGGAAGGAGTTAACTATCCACTCGGGTCTCAGCTGCGGGCTGGGGTTGATCCTTTAGGGTGTAAATGGCTTCGGGTACACCGATATTATAAGGATCATAGACTTGGACTTAATGTGTTAAGGGACCTATTAGACAAAATGGTGGAGTTGCAATTTGTGTGGGTACCGTATACTACTACCGTCCTCCAAAATCTATCCCCTAGGTGTAGTGAAAATCAGGAAGAATGGCTTGTAATCACGCCACTTATTTGTTTTGAGGTGGTTGAATGGCATTTACCTAATAGGTGTGTTCGCCAATTTGGTTGGCATCAAGCAATTCCTTTACCGTGCAACACACGTGTTGAATTGCATGAAATCAGTCGGAAGGGGGATAATACAACAAATTATGCCGTGATACATACAGAATCAATTGGGTTATGGAATAATCGAATGAACAAAAGGGTTCAACCTGGAAATCGATATTCAGGTTTGATGGATCATGACGACGAGTACTTGAAATGGTACCATGCCATCACCCGACGCCTCATTAGTCCCCTTAGCAGCATGGTTTATGATGATTACGAAAATCATCATAACTACTACCCTACTGCGGCCGACTATCAGACACTT ACCGAAGGTATCATATTCAACTATAATACAACGACAACAATGCTCAACAACATGCCGGATGATGTCCCTTTAGGTTATTACGCTATGATTGAAAAGATGCATACTATGTCGCTTAATGCTTTGCGCAAGACAAGACAAGGCCACCTTATTGGAGATGAAGAGCCGAGAGAGTCAACCCCACCAAGATATGACTTCCGCCAATTAGAGCACCGTCAACAACACAACCCAAGCCAAGAGAGCGAAGGACGAGAATCATCTTCAAGACCACAAAAGAAAGGTAGAAGTCGTGGGGAACGTTAG
- the LOC141618702 gene encoding putative ubiquitin-conjugating enzyme E2 38, with product MTTEITPEVITVEKFPQFDVVTDASDHHFYSNKAKSTLSKTGPAQQKIMQEWKLLSKDLPDSIYVRVYETRVDLIRAAIIGARGTPYHDGLFFFDIAFPSDYPARPPSVYYWSFGFRINPNLYSSGTVCLSLIHTWSGDKSERWDSNNSTILQVLLSIQALVLNERPYFNEPGYGSLSGTKLWDNKSLAYSEDAFVLSCKTMLWVLWKPLKNFEPLVKQHFIDRAEFILNACDMYRKGLVKVGMFDGVVKEGKGVVSKKFERSIDKLFGDLVGAFARNGAPIGDFVERVRKKEDNAKEEAEKGRKKSQKPGLVKKLMGIFARVVMKKKSKTSPVVVVPQDSGQVSQ from the exons ATGACCACAGAAATTACCCCAGAAGTAATTACCGTCGAAAAATTCCCACAATTCGACGTAGTTACCGACGCTTCCGACCACCACTTCTACAGTAACAAAGCAAAATCAACCCTCTCTAAAACTGGGCCGGCCCAACAGAAGATAATGCAAGAATGGAAGTTACTTTCTAAGGATTTACCCGACTCGATTTACGTCCGGGTTTACGAAACCCGGGTCGATTTAATCCGGGCAGCGATTATTGGTGCCCGGGGTACTCCTTACCATGATGGATTGTTTTTCTTTGATATTGCTTTTCCTTCGGATTACCCGGCTCGACCGCCTTCGGTTTATTATTGGAGTTTCGGGTTTCGGATTAACCCGAATTTGTATAGTAGTGGGACGGTTTGTCTTAGTTTGATTCATACTTGGTCTGGTGATAAGTCTGAGAGGTGGGATTCTAATAATTCTACTATTCTTCAG GTACTCCTATCAATCCAGGCATTGGTCTTAAACGAGAGGCCGTACTTTAATGAGCCGGGTTATGGATCATTGTCCGGGACTAAGTTATGGGACAATAAATCCTTAGCGTACAGCGAAGACGCATTTGTCCTTAGTTGCAAGACAATGCTGTGGGTACTCTGGAAGCCACTAAAGAACTTCGAACCCTTGGTTAAACAACATTTCATTGATCGCGCTGAGTTTATACTAAACGCTTGTGACATGTACCGAAAAGGGTTAGTAAAAGTTGGAATGTTTGATGGTGTTGTAAAGGAAGGTAAAGGCGTTGTTTCAAAGAAGTTTGAGCGTTCAATTGATAAGTTGTTTGGGGATTTGGTTGGGGCGTTTGCGAGAAATGGGGCTCCGATTGGGGATTTTGTGGAGCGGGTTAGGAAGAAGGAGGATAATGCGAAGGAGGAAGCCGAAAAGGGAAGGAAAAAGAGTCAAAAGCCGGGTTTAGTGAAGAAGCTCATGGGTATTTTTGCCAGGGTGGTGATGAAGAAGAAATCTAAGACAAGTCCAGTTGTAGTTGTTCCTCAAGACTCAGGTCAAGTTAGTCAATAG